A region from the Oncorhynchus clarkii lewisi isolate Uvic-CL-2024 chromosome 8, UVic_Ocla_1.0, whole genome shotgun sequence genome encodes:
- the LOC139415051 gene encoding CASP8-associated protein 2-like isoform X3, which produces MEVVRKDKEINRLSQSFRPERGPAAHHQSQMNCLKNQGPMRLNPMGPYQPEVPTRLNPTGPYQPEVPTRLNHTVPYQPEVPTRLNPTGPYQPEVPTRLNPTGPYPPEVPTRLNHTGPPPPTQLPGSKGCVVKDLHQLHCQDRDVVLPQPPSDARNFRPPLPVTSRGDSEASVKGTYSSVSSSSKDSVKRHHTRELGLSDKPKQTKHREGRGESPRLSESKEQRHKNSPDVNKESHSDERNRSHRAQKDIGKYDSKSNKSRYPHPSDVEVHRRSDKSKSPHSDILHCTASSYRTSKGLSKVSADILSTGSSRHDKVLSFDKDDDKRSISIKDISSKNRMHAYSNQASLTKRSSEYFNRKGGTSPPRDHRRKKERKREDEIRKEKNKSGERKSSCTERGKEREEKRTKEHNRCSADVSKDKNMVNGKVREQKTHEESEVLPPEAKVAEKSSKEENGPNRKLSFMETLNLTLSPVKTPRQSAEVKEQEEGTPPDEVPEDQSAEDSGQPHLGELLVVDKIHSSVVDTHEVFENPVIQPSSEISKPPQPESMESRHTERESCQDAEKPLSEATVAKERHKCQLEVEDSTVQDGSEGRPELPEAMEGQRTKPTTPEPLREDCVSAPDCDIVLKTPLESRLEKCDSERKTGTSKDLTAAAVSATTTTVTENCGNNSNTDTGLSANGLTHEHSTGDSLVIITDKSNSETPSALVCKSQAVETVTQDPPAAVCVGHPAVEGSPGKQSESLKCTPFVQPKGLQQLPASIITNSSLEKNVTEGQDVSKDAVSSTISMEVDIGITSEVITDVTEIPVECEKEKTLVEQSSPLSSIGVSKVSSTTGEVAPSEQYNCGLAETPKKYLNSEPSYTENEEENVEPSSSIPMAHDEDSMMLTLSNLKVIPHAISPLTSPVRLKTKSQQLPCHSKPAYFKSLCKDFPSATGDSNSKKLEVNQENNNPGCSVTHAAQRDVDETSVHPSSLEELEEGEIVSESEEEETPVMPSSPPMTVRPTRTNKNQPTLKSSPRLSKKPAKENFKLGSKTLTSPFGSPTSNKTRYKTVQPPLPNAALSTVEEVMAMLAKIRYECRKKYMKLHSTFPKKTFCGVMDMSFFPSFTDFVDSVSFTKLCSQEDYLKVKLKNIIISVLSKLSNNGIVNRIFDQEPLNMKLKLWEFVDVQLDFLFKEIQTALRSVCKSSNGSQSAGAEKRDSLSGKGVPKLPVKSPKPSVATELKMQQGVTITRTSAPKRLQKEFTECVETSMKRTRSRTVPPCKTGLGRGKNIKMSFEEDMESVPQTSDPPVIQPPLQNVVEILPSNSSSSAEKTATYVRRLSQNGSLHDKPDFEILTEQQASSLTFNLVTDSQMGEIFKCLLQGSDLLETSVSAGDNHGWSLGTPLKERERFLGVGTPSKVGTPSKLIATWSAISPIKFSSPNSKVQIPLNPSLLDESCMLEVPSGLPEIRGTPQSSVFSHRSYSILAEDLSGSLTIPSPLKSDNHLSFLHPASGEPMSAPDSVISAHFSEDALMDGEDATEQDIHLALDTDNSSGASSGGGRTREAPVNPLFHFKPHLPMQAVVMEKSNDHFIVRIRHANTNSTNSGVNSSSPGSVNSTYQGNNSSSPGSVNSTYQGNNFSSPGSVNSTSLGINSSSLVVNSLSPDINSTKQVVNYTNLGINSSQEVNSSSPGSVNSTYPGNNATNPENNCAYPCVNFTSPEVISTNPGISPTSADINHGGAESPQTPPGQEKHGKDEDQPPEKTPSKSPFSEASPPFYLSSLSTSTETASALSSPCLTIIEDTPERDHSKGKTGKKRTKHHVETKAKRAKREVIPERSMHKKKSSKSPKGKGTGSSKRERSEVITPPQSTPSPNSLSAKNIIVKKGEVMVTWTRDEDRDILLALKMKGSSPDTFSALSEKLNKTPAQIAKRFSQLMKLFKKKEKMAN; this is translated from the exons ATGGAGGTTGTGCGGAAGGACAAGGAGATAAATAGGTTGAGCCAAAG TTTCAGGCCAGAGAGAGGTCCTGCTGCTCACCATCAATCTCAGATGAACTGCTTGAAAAATCAAGGTCCAATGAGACTGAATCCTATGGGGCCTTATCAACCAGAAGTTCCAACCAGACTGAATCCTACAGGGCCTTATCAACCAGAAGTTCCAACCAGACTGAATCATACGGTGCCTTATCAACCAGAAGTTCCAACCAGACTGAATCCTACGGGGCCTTATCAACCAGAAGTTCCAACCAGACTGAATCCTACAGGGCCTTATCCACCAGAAGTTCCAACCAGACTGAATCATACGGGTCCACCTCCACCAACTCAACTACCAGGATCTAAGGGTTGTGTTGTAAAGGATCTTCATCAGCTGCACTGTCAAGACAGAGATGTGGTCCTCCCCCAACCCCCATCTGACGCAAGAAATTTCAGACCACCTCTTCCTGTCACCTCTAGAGGCGATTCAGAAGCTTCAGTGAAAGGCACATATTCTTCTGTTAGCAGTTCCAGTAAGGACTCCGTAAAAAGACACCATACACGTGAACTAGGCCTGTCAGACAAGCCGAAACAAACCAAGCACAGAGAAGGCAGAGGTGAAAGTCCCAGGCTGTCTGAGTCAAAGGAGCAGCGACATAAAAACAGTCCAGATGTAAATAAGGAATCTCATTCAGATGAGAGGAACCGGTCACACAGAGCACAAAAAGATATTGGAAAATATGATTCTAAGTCAAACAAAAGCAGATACCCTCATCCCTCAGATGTTGAGGTACACAGGAGATCAGATAAGTCTAAAAGCCCACACTCAGACATTTTGCATTGCACTGCTTCCTCTTACCGTACGTCTAAAGGATTGTCTAAAGTCAGTGCAGACATTCTATCAACAGGGTCTAGTCGACATGATAAGGTGCTTAGCTTTGATAAGGATGACGATAAGCGTAGTATAAGTATTAAAGACATTTCCTCTAAAAACAGAATGCATGCCTATTCAAATCAAGCCAGTCTCACTAAACGATCCAGTGAATATTTTAATCGCAAGGGAGGGACAAGTCCTCCAAGGGACCATCGaaggaaaaaagagagaaaaagagaggatgaGATCAGAAAAGAGAAAAACAAGTCAGGAGAAAGAAAAAGCAGTtgtacagagagaggaaaggagcgCGAGGAAAAAAGAACAAAGGAACATAACCGATGCAGTGCGGACGTCAGTAAGGACAAGAACATGGTCAATGGTAAAGTCAGGGAGCAAAAGACACATGAGGAATCGGAAGTGCTTCCACCTGAGGCCAAAGTGGCTGAGAAAAGCTCTAAAGAGGAAAACGGTCCCAACAGAAAGTTAAGTTTCATGGAAACTCTGAACCTCACCCTGTCACCAGTtaaaacaccaagacagtctgCTGAAGTCAAGGAACAGGAGGAGGGCACACCACCTGATGAGGTGCCTGAAGATCAGTCAGCAGAAGACAGTGGACAACCTCATCTTGGAGAATTGCTTGTAGTAGACAAAATCCACAGTAGTGTAGTAGACACCCATGAGGTCTTTGAGAACCCAGTTATACAGCCCTCTTCAGAAATCTCAAAGCCTCCACAACCTGAAAGTATGGAgagtagacatacagagagagaatctTGTCAGGATGCTGAAAAGCCTCTGTCTGAAGCCACAGTAGCCAAAGAGCGACATAAGTGCCAGTTAGAAGTAGAAGACAGTACTGTCCAAGATGGCTCCGAAGGAAGACCTGAGCTGCCCGAGGCCATGGAGGGTCAGAGGACTAAACCCACCACACCAGAACCTCTCAGGGAGGATTGTGTTTCAGCTCCAGACTGTGACATTGTTTTGAAAACTCCACTGGAGAGCAGACTTGAAAAATGTGACTCAGAAAGAAAAACTGGCACGTCTAAGGATTTGACTGCTGCTGCTGTCTCtgcgactactactactgtcactgaGAATTGTGGAAACAATTCAAATACCGACACTGGCCTATCTGCTAATGGACTTACCCATGAACATTCAACTGGAGACTCACTGGTTATTATTACTGACAAGTCCAACAGTGAAACTCCCAGTGCTTTGGTCTGTAAAAGCCAAGCTGTTGAAACTGTGACACAAGATCCACCTGCTGCTGTCTGTGTGGGACATCCTGCTGTTGAAGGTAGTCCAGGAAAACAATCAGAATCTCTGAAATGCACACCTTTTGTCCAACCTAAGGGCCTTCAACAACTGCCTGCTTCCATTATTACTAATTCTAGTCTGGAGAAAAATGTGACAGAGGGGCAAGATGTTTCCAAGGATGCTGTGTCCAGTACGATTAGCATGGAGGTAGATATCGGCATCACGTCTGAGGTCATTACTGATGTTACAGAGATCCCTGTGGAGTGTGAGAAGGAGAAAACTCTTGTGGAACAAAGTTCACCATTGAGCAGTATTGGGGTGTCTAAGGTGAGTAGCACCACAGGAGAAGTTGCACCATCTGAGCAGTACAACTGTGGTTTGGCAGAGACACCAAAGAAGTACCTAAATTCTGAGCCAAGCTACACAGAGAATGAAGAGGAGAATGTTGAGCCCTCCAGCTCCATTCCGATGGCCCATGATGAGGACTCGATGATGCTCACACTGAGTAATCTAAAAGTCATTCCACATGCCATAAGCCCACTCACAAGCCCAGTCCGCCTGAAGACGAAAAGCCAGCAGCTGCCATGTCACAGCAAACCTGCTTACTTCAAGAGTCTTTGCAAAG ATTTTCCCAGTGCTACTGGAGATTCTAATTCAAAGAAGTTGGAAGTGAATCAGGAGAACAACAATCCTGGCTGCTCTGTCACACATGCTGCACAACGAGATGTGGATGAGACATCTGTCCATCCTTCCAGCCTTGAGGAACTGGAAGAGGGTGAAATTGTTAGTGAAAGTGAAGAGGAAGAAACTCCAGTCATGCCAAGTTCTCCACCCATGACGGTTCGGCCCACAAGAACGAATAAAAATCAACCAACTCTCAAGTCATCCCCTAGACTTTCAAAGAAGCCGGCCAAAGAAAATTTTAAACTCGGAAGTAAAACCTTGACTTCACCATTTGGAAGCCCCACATCAAACAAAACCCGCTACAAAACTGTTCAACCTCCTTTACCCAATGCTGCCTTGTCTACCGTGGAGGAGGTTATGGCCATGCTTGCAAAGATTCGCTATGAGTGCAGAAAAAAGTACATGAAGCTTCATTCAACATTCCCTAAGAAAACCTTCTGCGGTGTTATGGACATGTCCTTTTTTCCCTCTTTTACAGACTTTGTTGATAGTGTAAGCTTTACTAAACTATGCAGCCAAGAAGATTACCTCAAAGTTAAACTGAAGAACATCATCATTTCTGTTTTGAGTAAGTTATCAAATAATGGCATTGTCAACCGCATCTTTGACCAAGAACCACTTAATATGAAGTTGAAACTGTGGGAATTTGTGGATGTGCAGTTAGACTTCTTATTCAAGGAGATTCAAACTGCACTGAGAAGTGTTTGCAAATCCTCAAACGGAAGCCAGTCGGCAGGAGCAGAAAAAAGAGACAGTCTCTCTGGAAAGGGTGTACCCAAGCTGCCTGTGAAGTCCCCCAAGCCATCTGTGGCCACTGAACTTAAAATGCAGCAGGGAGTGACCATAACCAGAACTTCTGCACCAAAAAGACTGCAAAAGGAATTCACTGAGTGTGTTGAAACCAGCATGAAAAGAACCAGGTCTCGGACTGTCCCCCCTTGCAAAACAGGTCTTGGAAGAGGCAAAAATATTAAAATGTCCTTCGAAGAGGATATGGAATCGGTGCCTCAAACCTCAGATCCTCCTGTTATCCAACCTCCTTTGCAAAACGTGGTAGAGATCTTACCATCAAACAGCTCTTCATCTGCTGAGAAAACAGCAACCTATGTTCGCCGGCTGTCTCAAAATGGCTCACTCCATGACAAGCCTGACTTTGAAATCCTCACAGAACAGCAAGCCTCCAGCCTAACGTTCAACCTGGTAACGGACTCTCAGATGGGAGAGATCTTCAAGTGTCTTTTACAAGGGTCTGATCTGCTAGAAACGAGTGTCTCAGCTGGGGACAATCATGGCTGGTCCCTTGGTACTCCTCTGAAAGAAAGGGAGCGTTTCCTAGGCGTTGGTACCCCAAGTAAAGTTGGTACTCCCTCTAAACTCATTGCCACATGGTCAGCTATTTCACCTATCAAGTTTTCCTCTCCAAATTCAAAAGTCCAAATTCCATTAAATCCATCTTTGTTGGATGAGAGTTGCATGTTAGAGGTGCCCTCCGGCCTACCAGAAATCAGAGGGACACCACAGTCCAGTGTGTTCTCGCATAGATCATATTCCATCTTGGCAGAAGATCTGTCTGGGTCTCTCACAATTCCCTCACCTCTCAAGTCTGACAATCACCTCAGCTTTTTGCACCCAGCCAGCGGCGAGCCCATGTCTGCTCCGGACAGTGTCATCAGTGCACACTTCAGTGAGGATGCTCTTATGGATGGGGAAGACGCTACAGAGCAGGACATTCACCTTGCCCTGGACACGGACAACTCCAGCGGTGCATCAAGCGGTGGTGGCAGGACCAGGGAGGCTCCTGTTAACCCCTTATTTCACTTTAAGCCTCACTTGCCCATGCAGGCAGTAGTGATGGAGAAGTCAAATGATCATTTCATTGTGAGGATACGGCATGCAAACACCAACTCCACCAACTCGGGGGTCAACTCCTCAAGCCCAGGCAGTGTCAACTCTACCTACCAAGGAAATAACTCCTCAAGCCCAGGCAGCGTCAACTCTACCTACCAAGGAAATAACTTCTCAAGCCCAGGCAGTGTCAACTCCACAAGCTTAGGAATTAATTCATCAAGCCTAGTAGTGAATTCTTTAAGCCCAGACATCAATTCCACCAAACAAGTGGTCAACTACACCAACCTAGGAATCAACTCAAGCCAGGAAGTCAACTCTTCAAGCCCAGGCAGTGTCAACTCTACCTACCCAGGAAATAATGCCACCAACCCAGAAAATAACTGTGCCTACCCATGTGTCAACTTCACAAGCCCAGAAGTAATTTCTACCAACCCAGGCATCAGCCCCACAAGTGCAGACATCAATCATGGGGGTGCTGAGAGCCCTCAAACACCACCAGGACAAGAAAAACATGGTAAAGACGAAGATCAGCCCCCAGAAAAAACTCCTTCAAAATCCCCTTTTTCAGAGGCCAGTCCTCCTTTCTACCTTTCCAGCCTTTCCACAAGCACCGAAACAGCATCTGCGCTATCTTCGCCATGCCTCACCATCATAGAAGACACACCAGAGAGAGACCACAGCAAGGGTAAGACCGGGAAAAAGCGCACAAAGCACCATGTGGAAACTAAAGCAAAGCGGGCTAAAAGGGAGGTGATCCCAGAGAGGAGCATGCATAAAAAGAAGTCCTCAAAAAGTCCCAAAGGAAAGGGGACTGGAAGCTCCAAGAGGGAGAGAAGTGAAGTCATTACTCCACCCCAATCTACCCCATCACCCAACAGCCTGTCTGCCAAGAATATCATAGTAAAAAAAGGTGAAGTGATGGTGACGTGGACAAG GGATGAAGACCGAGATATTCTCCTCGCACTGAAGATGAAAGGTTCCTCTCCAGATACTTTCTCTGCCCTTTCAGAGAAATTGAACAAGACACCCGCTCAG ATTGCAAAGCGATTTTCCCAACTGATGAAGCTTTttaagaagaaggagaagatggCAAACTGA